The following are encoded in a window of Castanea sativa cultivar Marrone di Chiusa Pesio chromosome 9, ASM4071231v1 genomic DNA:
- the LOC142610685 gene encoding uncharacterized protein LOC142610685 isoform X1 has product MGHRHLFNATQMFENEHDQNWNHIPTDQHLMHLARAGTSDNGSFFYPAENMPVDAVHFASHWGPAPRSTGYPSSSHNVDVPPYQPDASGPSHDPFMHVSTAGTFSTAPDSYTQHASSSNYERQTFHSVEGSFIDLTMGSGRGPHKRKSPGIPPVCERGSSSRYYNAGSSSDLPISSELRMDKPSIDSQHMPWDHIPIYRGNGLSIRGEGSLRNVRSRSALDLESNLARTHLSNNPSHPSYSASHPIEHSSNVDLSVQGSSALTRDWSHISASPVPGRVLVSDTGSFNHDTNHFLVGSSAGNSSADIGGYHHDFVTSRNPVPQSFHANSTQSVRGVRSSFTQRSNPAFRASTSSLRVGHVAPSDEGMQLAAENYSSRHPRPLSTIGWRNGDRNGRSRISAERYRSLPDEAGLHDRFTSEGFMIVDRSALYGSRNMLDQHRDMRLDIDNMSYEELLALGERIGSVSTGLSEDLISKCVTETIYCSSDLIAEEGTCVICLEEYKDMDDVGELKTCGHDYHVSCIKKWLSMKNICPVCKGSAVADNMSDK; this is encoded by the exons ATGGGGCATAGACATTTGTTCAACGCAACCCAAATGTTTGAGAATGAGCATGATCAGAACTGGAATCATATTCCTACAGACCAACATCTCATGCATCTTG CCCGGGCTGGCACTTCGGATAATGGTTCCTTCTTTTATCCTGCGGAAAATATGCCAGTAGATGCAGTGCATTTTGCATCTCACTGGGGTCCTGCACCAAGGTCAACTGGGTATCCTTCTTCAAGTCACAACGTGGATGTACCACCTTATCAACCGGATGCTTCTGGCCCATCTCATGATCCTTTTATGCATGTTTCAACTGCTGGAACGTTCTCTACAGCTCCAGATAGTTACACACAACATGCGTCTTCCTCTAATTATGAGAGGCAAACTTTCCATAGCGTTGAGGGCAGTTTTATTGATCTTACAATGGGCAGTGGAAGGGGGCCTCACAAGCGAAAAAGTCCTGGAATCCCTCCAGTCTGTGAGAGAGGCAGTTCAAGCAGATACTACAATGCTGGAAGTTCCTCTGATCTTCCAATATCTTCAGAACTACGGATGGATAAACCAAGTATAGATTCTCAGCACATGCCTTGGGATCACATTCCCATATATAGAGGCAATGGCCTTTCAATTAGGGGTGAGGGTTCTTTGAGGAATGTGAGAAGCAGGTCTGCACTTGATTTGGAATCAAACCTAGCTAGGACCCATTTGTCAAATAACCCTTCACACCCTTCATATTCTGCAAGCCACCCAATTGAACATTCTAGCAATGTGGATCTTTCAGTTCAGGGCTCCAGTGCTTTGACACGGGATTGGAGTCATATTAGTGCGTCTCCTGTTCCTGGAAGGGTTCTAGTTTCAG ACACAGGCAGCTTCAATCATGACACAAATCACTTCCTTGTAGGAAGCAGTGCTGGCAACTCTTCTGCTGACATTGGGGGATACCATCATGATTTCGTTACAAGCAGGAATCCGGTTCCTCAAAGTTTTCATGCTAACTCAACCCAATCTGTGAGGGGTGTTCGTAGTAGCTTTACTCAAAGGTCTAACCCGGCTTTCAGGGCTTCGACAAGCAGCTTACGTGTGGGACATGTGGCGCCTTCAGATGAAGGAATGCAGTTGGCAGCCGAGAATTACTCCTCTAGACATCCAAGGCCATTGTCCACCATAGGGTGGCGTAATGGTGACAGGAACGGGAGGTCAAGGATATCTGCTGAAAGATATCGGTCTTTGCCTGATGAGGCAGGTCTCCATGATCGATTTACATCTGAG GGTTTTATGATTGTGGATCGCTCAGCCTTGTATGGATCCAGAAATATGTTAGATCAGCATAGAGACATGAGGCTAGATATAGACAACATGAGCTATGAG GAACTTCTTGCACTTGGGGAAAGGATTGGGAGTGTGAGCACTGGTCTCTCTGAAGATTTAATATCCAAGTGTGTGACCGAAACAATTTATTGTTCATCAGATCTAATTGCAGAGGAAGGAACCTGTGTGATCTGCCTg GAAGAATACAAGGATATGGATGATGTCGGGGAACTGAAAACTTGCGGCCATGACTACCATGTTAGCTGCATCAAGAAATGGTTGtctatgaaaaatatatgtCCAGTCTGCAAGGGATCTGCCGTCGCTGATAATATGAGCGACAAATAA
- the LOC142610685 gene encoding uncharacterized protein LOC142610685 isoform X2 — protein sequence MPVDAVHFASHWGPAPRSTGYPSSSHNVDVPPYQPDASGPSHDPFMHVSTAGTFSTAPDSYTQHASSSNYERQTFHSVEGSFIDLTMGSGRGPHKRKSPGIPPVCERGSSSRYYNAGSSSDLPISSELRMDKPSIDSQHMPWDHIPIYRGNGLSIRGEGSLRNVRSRSALDLESNLARTHLSNNPSHPSYSASHPIEHSSNVDLSVQGSSALTRDWSHISASPVPGRVLVSDTGSFNHDTNHFLVGSSAGNSSADIGGYHHDFVTSRNPVPQSFHANSTQSVRGVRSSFTQRSNPAFRASTSSLRVGHVAPSDEGMQLAAENYSSRHPRPLSTIGWRNGDRNGRSRISAERYRSLPDEAGLHDRFTSEGFMIVDRSALYGSRNMLDQHRDMRLDIDNMSYEELLALGERIGSVSTGLSEDLISKCVTETIYCSSDLIAEEGTCVICLEEYKDMDDVGELKTCGHDYHVSCIKKWLSMKNICPVCKGSAVADNMSDK from the exons ATGCCAGTAGATGCAGTGCATTTTGCATCTCACTGGGGTCCTGCACCAAGGTCAACTGGGTATCCTTCTTCAAGTCACAACGTGGATGTACCACCTTATCAACCGGATGCTTCTGGCCCATCTCATGATCCTTTTATGCATGTTTCAACTGCTGGAACGTTCTCTACAGCTCCAGATAGTTACACACAACATGCGTCTTCCTCTAATTATGAGAGGCAAACTTTCCATAGCGTTGAGGGCAGTTTTATTGATCTTACAATGGGCAGTGGAAGGGGGCCTCACAAGCGAAAAAGTCCTGGAATCCCTCCAGTCTGTGAGAGAGGCAGTTCAAGCAGATACTACAATGCTGGAAGTTCCTCTGATCTTCCAATATCTTCAGAACTACGGATGGATAAACCAAGTATAGATTCTCAGCACATGCCTTGGGATCACATTCCCATATATAGAGGCAATGGCCTTTCAATTAGGGGTGAGGGTTCTTTGAGGAATGTGAGAAGCAGGTCTGCACTTGATTTGGAATCAAACCTAGCTAGGACCCATTTGTCAAATAACCCTTCACACCCTTCATATTCTGCAAGCCACCCAATTGAACATTCTAGCAATGTGGATCTTTCAGTTCAGGGCTCCAGTGCTTTGACACGGGATTGGAGTCATATTAGTGCGTCTCCTGTTCCTGGAAGGGTTCTAGTTTCAG ACACAGGCAGCTTCAATCATGACACAAATCACTTCCTTGTAGGAAGCAGTGCTGGCAACTCTTCTGCTGACATTGGGGGATACCATCATGATTTCGTTACAAGCAGGAATCCGGTTCCTCAAAGTTTTCATGCTAACTCAACCCAATCTGTGAGGGGTGTTCGTAGTAGCTTTACTCAAAGGTCTAACCCGGCTTTCAGGGCTTCGACAAGCAGCTTACGTGTGGGACATGTGGCGCCTTCAGATGAAGGAATGCAGTTGGCAGCCGAGAATTACTCCTCTAGACATCCAAGGCCATTGTCCACCATAGGGTGGCGTAATGGTGACAGGAACGGGAGGTCAAGGATATCTGCTGAAAGATATCGGTCTTTGCCTGATGAGGCAGGTCTCCATGATCGATTTACATCTGAG GGTTTTATGATTGTGGATCGCTCAGCCTTGTATGGATCCAGAAATATGTTAGATCAGCATAGAGACATGAGGCTAGATATAGACAACATGAGCTATGAG GAACTTCTTGCACTTGGGGAAAGGATTGGGAGTGTGAGCACTGGTCTCTCTGAAGATTTAATATCCAAGTGTGTGACCGAAACAATTTATTGTTCATCAGATCTAATTGCAGAGGAAGGAACCTGTGTGATCTGCCTg GAAGAATACAAGGATATGGATGATGTCGGGGAACTGAAAACTTGCGGCCATGACTACCATGTTAGCTGCATCAAGAAATGGTTGtctatgaaaaatatatgtCCAGTCTGCAAGGGATCTGCCGTCGCTGATAATATGAGCGACAAATAA
- the LOC142610367 gene encoding syntaxin-71-like, protein MSVIDILTRVDAICKKYDKYDVEKQKDLNVAGDDAFARLYAAVEADLESALQKAESVSKEKNKASAVALNAEVRRTKARLLEEVPKLQRLAVKKVKGLSGEELAARNDLVLALPDRIQAIPDGSAPAAKQSGGWAASASRTEIKFDSDGRFDDEYFQQTEESSGFRQEFEMRKIKQDQGLDVISEGLDTLKNMASDMNEELDRQVPLMDEIDTKVDKAAADLKNTNVRLKDTVNQLRSSRNFCIDIILLCIILGIAAYLYNVLKK, encoded by the exons ATGAGCGTGATCGACATCTTGACCAGAGTCGACGCGATCTGCAAGAAGTACGACAAATACGACGTCGAAAAGCAGAAGGATCTCAATGTCGCCGGCGACGACGCCTTCGCTCGCCTCTACGCCGCCGTCGAAGCCGACCTCGAATCTGCTCTTCAG AAAGCGGAGTCTGTTTCGAAGGAGAAGAATAAAGCATCGGCGGTTGCGTTGAATGCGGAGGTTCGTCGGACCAAAGCTAGATTGCTAGAGGAGGTCCCTAAGTTGCAGAGATTGGCTGTGAAAAAG GTGAAAGGGCTTTCGGGGGAGGAGCTTGCTGCTCGTAATGATTTGGTGCTTGCATTGCCGGATAGGATCCAAGCTATACCAGATGGGAGTGCTCCTGCAGCCAAACAAAGTGGAGGTTGGGCGGCTTCAGCTTCTCGTACCGAGATCAAATTTGATTcag ATGGTCGGTTTGATGATGAATACTTTCAACAAACTGAGGAGTCGAGCGGATTCAGGCAGGAGTTTGAAATGCGGAAAATAAAGCAG GATCAAGGCTTAGATGTGATATCCGAAGGTTTGGATACACTTAAAAACATGGCTTCTGATATGAATGAG GAATTAGATAGGCAAGTTCCTTTGATGGATGAGATTGACACCAAG GTGGACAAGGCAGCAGCTGACCTTAAGAATACTAATGTTAGACTTAAAGACACAGTGAATCAG CTGAGATCGAGTCGGAATTTCTGTATTGATATTATTTTGTTGTGTATAATTCTGGGAATTGCTGCATATTTGTACAA